The genomic segment TGTTGCAGTATTAAATCCTGCCTGCATCGTTACACCTTCGCCATCATAAACAGCCTGAGTTGCGGCGGGCATTCCGGCACCTCTTTCAGCATTAGAGATCCAGCCTTTTAAACCTCGTAGTCTTCTAACTTCAGAAGCATGTCGGGCTTCAACTGAGTGGATTTGTAATGCTGCTGTTAGTAAATCCGGTGTAGATATTAAATTGGCAGCCTGACCTTTATAAGCTCTTACGCCTGTATCTTCAAAAGCTTGTGCCAAAGCCAGAAAGGTTGGGTAATCATTAAATGGATCAAATGCTCCGCCAACAGTAAAATCAAAAGTTGGTTTTGGAACAAAGTTAGCGCTCATTGTACCACCCAATCCGGCAATTAAAAACGAAACGTGATCTGATTCGTGTGCAGATATTTGTTGGAAAACTTTTAAATCGCGCCCCCCATTTTCTGATGCAGGAATTACTCCAGAGTCTAATGCCATTGCATAAAATTCGTTTTCAAGATATTCAAGAGTCAATGCAAACTGCAAAGCTCCAATTGGTGTCGCCGGAGTTGGAGTTATGTCT from the Flavobacterium sp. genome contains:
- a CDS encoding ferritin-like domain-containing protein; translation: MNILKFIETFTDDSLMKSTGSRRDSFTQFGNIGKNLALASIPFGLSAIANKALAQDITPTPATPIGALQFALTLEYLENEFYAMALDSGVIPASENGGRDLKVFQQISAHESDHVSFLIAGLGGTMSANFVPKPTFDFTVGGAFDPFNDYPTFLALAQAFEDTGVRAYKGQAANLISTPDLLTAALQIHSVEARHASEVRRLRGLKGWISNAERGAGMPAATQAVYDGEGVTMQAGFNTATAFGAAAGSEAYDEPLTTQQVVDIANLFIV